A segment of the Synechococcus sp. CBW1002 genome:
TCCTTGAGGGTTTCCTGCGCCGCCAGCCCCACCACGGCGGTGAGCACGGCAGAGGTGGTGATCAGCCCCACCAGATTGACGCCGGCGTAGTCACGCAGCACCAGCACGGTGACGGCCGCTGCCGCCAGCAGCAGCAGCAGATCCCGCAGGATCTTCGGAACAGGCGGCCACCAGCCGAGGGCCGGCGGAACCTGCAGACAGCCCCAGAGCGCCAGGCGGATCAGGGCATAGAGCACCGCCAGCGCACCGCCCGTATCCAGCCAGCGCGCCATATCCAGGCCCAGCAGATCGATCCCCTGCAGGGGTCCGCGCAGCAGACTGGCGACGGCCTGGATCCCGAGTGCAACCAGCGGGAGAGCCAGGGGAAGAGGGGGCATGTGTGGCCGCCGCCGCACCATGGCGGCAAGGGCGAAAAGACCCACTGCCAGCCCGATCGTGAGAATGAGGCGGTCGAGGGCGGGCATGGCCATTGGCGCAAACCGCGATCATTCTGGTGCGAATGTTCCCCATGTGCCGAGCGGTCGTGAATGATCCCGCAGTGACCTTCAACCTGTTTCTGATGCTCGCCATGGGGCATTTAGTGGGGGATTTCGCGCTGCAGAGCGATCGCATGGCGGTCGAGAAGTGCCCAGGCTGCGATGTGGTGCTCTCCTGGCGCTGGTGGCTCACCGCCCATGCCGCCATCCACGGCTTCCTGGTGGCCTGGATCACCGGCGTGCCACTGCTGGGTCTGGCGGAATGGGGAATCCACACGTTCATCGACCTGGGCAAGTGCCGCGGCCTGTACCGGCTCAACACCGATCAGTTTCTCCATATTCTCTGCAAAGCCCTGTGGGCGGGGCTGGCCACAATCCCTATGTTTGCTTCAGGGTGGAGGGGATGAGAGAGGCTCGAATCCATGGCAGGTCGCCCTGAAGGCAATCCATCCACCTCCAGGCCTTTGATCCGGCAGCGCCACGCCCTTCTAACTGGCCTGCTGTTACTGGTGGCTGCCAGCCAGCTGCCGGAGGTACTGGCCCAGTCATCCCTGCGGTCCACGTTCCCCGGACGACGCGTCGGAGGAGGAACTCGCGGCGAGTGCAGTTCCAGGCTGGTGGCCAACCTGGTGCCCTCCACCAGCGTGTTCGCGCCGGGCTCGTCCCTCCAGATCGGTCTGCTGGAAGGGCCGACCGCCAACCCGCGTCCCGTGCGCCTCTCCTTCCGTCCGCTCAACAGCGATGCCGCCCACTCGTCGGGTGTCGAACGGCTGCTGCCGGCGTCTCCTGCGGGTGTCACCCTGCTCGCTGTGTCGGCACTGAAAGTGCCCACCGTTTGGGAATCGGCCTACAAATGCGAGGAAGGCAGTGCCACCGCAGCCAATAATCCCCTGGCCTTCGTCCAGTCGGAATCTCCGCCAGCGGTGAGCCTGCTGGTGGCTGATAACGACAGCACGCCGGAGGACAAGCCCCTGCAGACTGCCCTGCAGCAACTGCGCAGGTTCTGTGGCTCCACCGTGCCGCGGGCCCAGGTGGCCAAGGCCTTCGGGATGACGGATGTGGTCAATGGGGAGTGGCCGGCGGAGCTGCCGGTGCGCTGTCTCTGAGCGCTGCGCCGCGCAGCTCCCAGATGTCGAGTGGCTCCTGCCGGCCCTTCACCTGCAGCTCGCCCCAGTGCTCCCACTCCAGGGCCCAGTCTTCAGGCAGTAGCGCCCGGGTCGCCGATGACACCAGCACCCGGCAGATGTTGTCCTGGCGGGTTTTGTCGATGCTCTCCAGCCGGGAGGCGCAGTTCACGGTGTCGCCGATCACGGCATATTCCAGGCGTTCACTGCTGCCCATCGAACCGGCCAGCACTTCCCCGGAGTGGATGCCGATGCGCAGGTGCATCGCCGGGGCCCCTTCGCGGGCCAGCTCCTGGTTGATGGTGTCCAGGCCGTTCTGAATGTCCAGGGCGGTTTCGATCGCGGCACGGGCATCGGCCCTGGGGCTGTTGCTCACCGGTGCTCCGAACACGGCCAGGAAGCCGTCGCCGGTGAACTTGTTCACCATGCCGCCCCGTTTGGTGATCGCCGGAACGCAGTAGGCCATCCCCCGGTTCAGCCAGCTGAGCAGTTCAGCTGGCTGGAGCTGCTCGGACACGCTGGTGAAGCTGCAGGTATCGGAGAACAGAATCGTGACCGGCAGCTGGCGGCCCTCGAAGCGTCCGTCGCTCAGCAACTCCTCTCGCTGCTCCCAGAGCTGCTTGGCCACCGCCGGGGAGGTGGTCTGGCCCAGCAGCCGCTGAATCTGCTGGCGTTGCTGCTGGCTGGCGGCGCCGCGGCGCAACCAGCCGGCACCGGCCATCAGAGAGAGGCCGGCCAGGGGGGTGACGGCACCGATCCAGGCGTGCTGAAGCCAAAGCAGTGCCATCAGCCCCCCGGCCAGTCCCAGCCCCACCAGAGCCACCGCCACCACACTGCGCCGCAGGGTCCTGAAGGCCTCCCCGAGGCCGATCCCGAGCACCACGGCCAGCAGTTCCAGGGCCAGGTCCAGCTGGCCTGAAGAGGTCCAGACATGCAGCCGCAGATCGCCATTCTGTCGTTCCAGCAGGGCCGCCACCCGCAGGGCATGGATCTCCACGCCTGGCATCAGCAGCTGCTTGGCACCACTGGTGAAGCGGGTGTGGGGAATCTCGAACAGATCCCGCAGGGATGGCGCCGTGCTGCCGATCAGCACGATGTGACCCTGGATCTGCGTCGCCGGTACCTGGCCCGCCAGCAGGGCCTGCAGATTCCAGGTGGGAAAGCTGCCCGGTTGGCGGAACGGCAGCATCTGCTGGTAGCCCGCTGCATCGAGCCCGCGGTATCCGCCGGACTCGGTCTCCAGCCAGGGGCCAGGCGCCGAGCCCTGATCGAGAGTGCCGCGCAGGGTCTTGCTGCCGCTGGCCACCTCCGCCAGCCGCAGGGCCAGGGACACGGTGGCTTCATCCTGCCCGGCCACGTGGACCAGATCGCGGCGCATCACCCCATCGGCATCCACCACCAGATCGTTGAAGCTCTGCCGTTCGGGGGGAGCTCCGGGGATCGGCTCGATGCCCTCGGCCACGTTGAAGATCGTGACCAGACGGGGCTCGCTCTGCACCAGCTGCCGCAGGCAGGCCTGGTTCGGCCCCATGCCTTTGTCGCGGTACAGATCCAGGCCGATCGCCACCGCCCCCTCCTGCCCCAGCCGCTCGATGGCCCGGCAGAGCAGGCCATCCTCGATCGGCCAGCCGTAGGCCTGGATGTCGGACTCATCCAGGCCGATCATGGTGATCGGCAGAGCCTTGCCAGCCGGCGCCGGGCGTTGACTGGTGACCAGGTCGTAGAGGAGGAGATCAAGGGTTTCGGCGATCCGGCTGCGCTGCAGGCCCAGCAGCAGCAGGGCCGCCATGCCGTAGGGGGCCATACCCTTGAGCAGGGTCAGGATGCGGCTGCGGATCCGATCACGGCTCGGCAGGGCAAAGCTCCAGCGACCCATGCCGTCGATCTTTCAGAGGAGGAATGCCCCGATTCTGGCGCCTATGTCCGATGCTGCCGCCATCGGTAGGACTGGACAGGCTGGGCAATCCAGGAGATCGCCTGCCATTGGACAGTGGTGGAACGGTTCCTGCAGCTCCTGAAGAGCAGCCCATC
Coding sequences within it:
- a CDS encoding adenylate/guanylate cyclase domain-containing protein, which produces MGRWSFALPSRDRIRSRILTLLKGMAPYGMAALLLLGLQRSRIAETLDLLLYDLVTSQRPAPAGKALPITMIGLDESDIQAYGWPIEDGLLCRAIERLGQEGAVAIGLDLYRDKGMGPNQACLRQLVQSEPRLVTIFNVAEGIEPIPGAPPERQSFNDLVVDADGVMRRDLVHVAGQDEATVSLALRLAEVASGSKTLRGTLDQGSAPGPWLETESGGYRGLDAAGYQQMLPFRQPGSFPTWNLQALLAGQVPATQIQGHIVLIGSTAPSLRDLFEIPHTRFTSGAKQLLMPGVEIHALRVAALLERQNGDLRLHVWTSSGQLDLALELLAVVLGIGLGEAFRTLRRSVVAVALVGLGLAGGLMALLWLQHAWIGAVTPLAGLSLMAGAGWLRRGAASQQQRQQIQRLLGQTTSPAVAKQLWEQREELLSDGRFEGRQLPVTILFSDTCSFTSVSEQLQPAELLSWLNRGMAYCVPAITKRGGMVNKFTGDGFLAVFGAPVSNSPRADARAAIETALDIQNGLDTINQELAREGAPAMHLRIGIHSGEVLAGSMGSSERLEYAVIGDTVNCASRLESIDKTRQDNICRVLVSSATRALLPEDWALEWEHWGELQVKGRQEPLDIWELRGAALRDSAPAAPPATPH
- a CDS encoding DUF3307 domain-containing protein yields the protein MAQTAIILVRMFPMCRAVVNDPAVTFNLFLMLAMGHLVGDFALQSDRMAVEKCPGCDVVLSWRWWLTAHAAIHGFLVAWITGVPLLGLAEWGIHTFIDLGKCRGLYRLNTDQFLHILCKALWAGLATIPMFASGWRG